The Primulina eburnea isolate SZY01 chromosome 6, ASM2296580v1, whole genome shotgun sequence genome contains a region encoding:
- the LOC140835311 gene encoding uncharacterized protein — MLFKDKNDLIASVKDYSVRVVRREYRVVDSTRSLWKLRCKNNYSTAICRWGLRACLKAKTSYWKITKYDGPHTCISTFVGIDHKNLNCDMVAHTLLGVVRCDPSYEINYIIENVKDKYGYQISYTKAWRSLKRAMEIAYGTWESSVKLPPKYMCALSKYNPGTAVEWKHLRANTEICKTLNYVLWAFRPCVDGFRHCRKIISVNGTHLYTKYKHKMLIGVTLDANNQVLLLAFAIVDEETTNSW; from the coding sequence ATGTTATTTAAAGATAAGAATGATCTTATTGCATCTGTGAAGGATTATTCAGTCAGAGTTGTCAGGCGTGAGTACCGTGTCGTGGATAGTACACGCAGTTTGTGGAAGTTACGTTGCAAAAATAATTATTCCACGGCCATTTGTCGATGGGGACTTCGCGCTTGTTTGAAGGCCAAGACTAGTTAttggaaaataacaaaatatgatGGGCCTCACACGTGTATATCTACCTTTGTTGGTATAGACCATAAGAATTTAAACTGTGATATGGTGGCACATACGCTATTGGGAGTTGTTCGTTGTGATCCTTCGTACGAGATTAATTATATCATCGAAAATGTGAAAGATAAATATGGATATCAAATCTCATACACGAAGGCATGGCGAAGTTTGAAACGTGCTATGGAAATTGCTTATGGTACCTGGGAGAGCTCCGTTAAATTGCCTCCAAAATATATGTGTGCTTTGTCCAAATATAATCCGGGAACAGCTGTGGAGTGGAAGCATCTCAGAGCCAACACTGAAATTTGTAAGACACTGAACTATGTTTTGTGGGCATTCAGGCCGTGTGTTGATGGGTTTCGACATTGTCGGAAAATAATTAGTGTCAATGGTACACACTTGTATACCAAATACAAGCACAAAATGTTGATTGGTGTAACTCTAGATGCGAACAATCAGGTTCTACTGCTAGCATTTGCTATTGTGGATGAAGAAACAACAAATTCTTGGTAA